TCGAGGCTCTCTTGACGCATTTGGTGgtgacctttttttttatttaattttcaataggATTTATCGATGACTTTTTCTCCAcacaaacatatttattatataaaaaaatgaatctaatttttatagtaaaatttatttaatatctaaaaattattatatatatatatatatatatatatatatatatatatatatatatatatttgtcggCTATTcattattacaatttttaatagTGACTACTTGAAGACCAGTGGATGATTGATTGAAAATCTTAGGCAATATACAAATAACGGTATTTAATGCATTACCGgagaatttttttgtaaaaatgtaaataaataaattaaaataataattttttaattaaattgatggaaattattttaataacaataaagataaactaaaatataaaaagtaaaaacattcaaaaaaaaagtttaaaaattgatatattatattttaatttaattattatttacaaaggtctttttatttttgtgttaaatGAAGAAATTTTAAGTATTGATTAAAGAAATCAGGAAATTTAAAATCTCTTTTAATTGAATAACCAATTGTGGAGAAAATCAAATACTAATTTGATTTGGTTTAATGTAAGATATCATtaataagaaaatcaactaTTAATATTTCAACACATTTAAGATTTGTTATGCCTATACATGTAAcaataatcattatttttttcgttaaccattaaaataatttacctCATCATTTAAAGTGAATTACTCATTTTAAAGGAATCAAATCCCATCATTTCAACACACCCTGCGAGAAGACAACTTCTGTGTTGATTGGTTAGAAAACAAAAGCTCGTCAGAGGACATCCCTCTCACCAGGTTTTCAGACTGCCCTTTGGGCCGGGTTTAGTCCAATTGTTATTAGTGGATGCCATTGGTACCCTTTTTAGTCGTAGTTCttagttgtttttgtttccattttcccttgataaaaaaaatcccagCCATAATTTCAtaagacgaagaagaagaagaagaatatgacgactttgctttttttaaaaaaatgaaaatgatatgaCTTCCATGAGAATCAAGAATGCAAACTCAAATAAATAGAAATGGCATTAGCGACTTTTGAACTTTATAAATGAAATGACGTTAAACACTAATACCATCTACCTTAAAACTTCgcttaaaatcattattttattttcttaggtCTCAAAATCCATTTCTATAAGAATAAAAGGTCTCAAAATTCGTAGTAAAGATTAATAACTAGCTGTTGATAATACTGAGGatcataaaaagagaaaaaaaaaagtaacattaaaagattgatttatattaaaatgaattaaattaaaatgatacatATTAATGTCTTTCAAAAGgggttaaaagaaaaaaaatatgtaattttaaaataaaaacaaaaattaatgtaGTTTAAGAAGTTGGAAATAAATATATCACGTTAAATATAGTAAAAGAAATTCTCTTaaaacccttttttttcttggaagaaatattaagttcatttcaaattttagttctttgttaagaaaaaaaatacggaatttttacaataatgaaaaatatattaaaaatatatattactaacCTATCTGTTTTATCTCCCTCCAAGAAAACTGTGTCACAATTTATCTATTTGAACAATCGAAAGGTTGTATTCTTTGTTTAGTTTATTGTAGTAcactcatttgttcattttctcagttttttttagttttttcattgTTGTGAGAGGTGTATTATGCCACTTTGGTCGAGgtgaaaattttacaaaaatacgtCGATGGTGGTTGTGATAGTGGTTGATTTGGTTGTTAATGGAGGTACTCTGAAGGTACATCGacgatttttgtttgtttttttttttttgcataaaatacatattaaagaatccataagttttaaaatttacgCATTGATTAATCTGTAAGTTTTATGTAACTTatggatttttaatttttttaattaaaagaaatattaaatttttgaatttttttaaactataaatatgttaatatgattgttaaaaaaaattaaattaatgtgtataaaaaatttatttatttatttgaaatgtaattcgtattattattttaaatatttttaaataagtgtagattgataattaatttgtaattatttatttttatattttgaaaatgatattaattgtaaaataaattacacttgtaatttatgtataatttatttgagttgttgtggtctaaaattgattttattttagtcatttcatgaattagaattaagttgaataatataatttatttgactaCATATGGTtcgattataattttttatgtattatattgttattaattgtaagtaaaaaaaagttaatgttattggtttttaatatatagggttatcaaatttaatgttttataatattatatatagtaaaaaattACATAGGATTTTGTGTGATAGTATATGATGGTGCGATTAggggttgtttgtttgtgaTATTGAAATTTTTGAATATCTTGTTAAGATGGATGAAGATCAATGGTTGTATGATAGtataatgtctgaagaagttgatatgaatgaacaaaatgaagatgaagttCTGATGCATTCAATACTTCTTAGGTATTAAtgtgatttattgttattaaattaataaaatgaatgtccCTTGAAGACTATACTTGTGTGAATTTCATTGTAGGTGTTTGTTATctgagatgatgttttgcattaGACTCGATTTGTTGCttatgaaattgaatttgtggtaATGATTATGAGGTCAGACACAAACACTGCTATGAGAGGAAAGGActttatttgtcttaattggttgtgaaagtAGTGATCAATATAAGTATAAGAAGAAAGATTTTTTAAGAAGAGATATTAGCAGTAGGAAATGTGGGTATCCCTTTAAGGTTTGTGGGAAACTAGTGGTTGGAGACCAAGGATGAATGCTGAATTTAACATGTGAGAGTCACAATCATGAAATGGAAAAGTCATTAGTTGAACATTCATACGCTGATtgattgactaaggatgaaaagacaattattattgatatgacaaagtcaatgacgAAACCAAGAAATATTCTGCTAacattgaaggagcacaatgtcaatagttatacaacaatcaaacaaatatacaatgcaagaagtgcataccgTTCTTTCATAAGAGACAATGATATtgaaatgcaacaactaatgaaGCTTGTTGAATAGGAttagtatattcattggcataaattaaaggatgaagatgttgtacGTGATATCTTCTGGTGTCATCCTGATACAGTGAAGTTATGCAATTCTTGTAGTTTGGTATTTTTGatagatagtacctacaaaacaaacaggtataTGCTCCcgttacttgactttgttggtgtgacaccaacggatgacattctctgctggttTTTCCTATTTGGAGGGAGAACATGTAAATAATGTGGTTTGGGCTCTAGAACGGTTTCAAGGTCTTTTTCTTAGACGTGATGCCCTTTCTGGAGTTATTGTTACCGACAGAGACctaacattgatgaatgcaaTGAAAATTGTATTCCCTGAGTGTATCAACTTGTTGTGTAGGTTTCACATCGACAAGAATGTCAAGGCAAAATGTAAATCcctaattggtaaaaaaaatgcatgggatTATGTGATGGATGCTTGGGGGAGTTTGGTTGATTGTCTTTTCGAGCATCAGTTCGATGATTgccttaagaagtttgaaattgcttgtTCACCATggtcaatgtttgttgactatgtcaaccaaacatggataattccccacaaagaaaattttgttaaagCTTAGactaataaggtgatgcacttaggaaacacaataacaaacaagtatgaaaattgtcatttttttattagggtttAGGAATTAATGGATAAAACtacttctatttatttattgttttttgtgtatttcatatgcagggttgaatctgctcattgggctttaaaaagactattacataatagccttggagacctatgtagtgtttggaaagccatgaacaacatgatcacgttGCAACACACTGAAATTAAGGCATCCTTTGAGACAAGTAaacatgtggttggacatgtttttaaagttaccttatacaagaggctacttggcatggtatcaaggtatgctttaaatcagattgctacTGAGTTTGAACGTATACATTATGCTGACGAAAACCCTTCTCGTTATGGATGTGTCATGAGAAATACTCACGGtcttccatgtgcatgtgagTTATCTAAATATGTTGTTGGCACCATAACACTTAagacaatccatatgttttggtgGAGGCTATGTTTTTCAAACCAAGGGTTATCTGAACCCCAAGTGAAAATAATCGAagagatggaaaccatatcCAAGCGATTTAAAGAtcttgatgtttgtggcaaagttactctaaagagtaaacttcgagaaattgCCTACCCAAATCTAAACTCTATGTGTCCTCCTTTAGAAAAGGTCAACACCAAAGGGGCTCAGAAGAAACCGATTACCAAACAACAAAGATCAACAAAGCGTGATtcgtcttactgggagtatgttgatgctttacaTTCtgtacaaaataataattcttcAGTCAAACGTAGTGTATCATCATCTGACCAGACAATTCCAAGAAGGACTatgccgatgttggatcaatttcatccatgCATTCACGATTCCATTGAAAACATTGTTGATGTCATAGTTGACGGTAACTGTGAATATCGTGCAATTGCTgccttattaggtatgggtgaagattcaTGGTCGCTGGTGCGCAaccatttgcttaaagaacATGTCAAATGGTCTCATGAGTATATCAACCTCTTTGGTGACATAGacagatttgaggaattaaagaggtccttacttgttgatggattatccatgatatgtaatttatgttttattttttattatttaaaattaagtttaaataaatgtaaTCCGTATAACTAGTTCATGCAAGTTACTATGGATAAGTGGATGAATATAACCGACatgggatatgtcattgcatcaaggtataatgttaTCCTTGTATCACTGTCTCTGCAACAAAGCATGACGTTTTtttctcttagaagtcaaccaccaacaTATTCTTTTGTGCATCGCGTAATATGTATTGGTCACGCGTATAACAATCATTTTATTCAGGTAGATTCATCATAatcctatttttaatttatgaaattaattgtGTTATAATAACAAATTGTTTGTGCATGTGTAACAGGTTTATTTAAGAGATCGTTATCCCTTACCGCCTCTAGCTTTGTTTTGGCTCTAGGAATTGTCATCCTCAGGAAAAGTAGTGGCCAACtacatatattagtagaatgcaacaTTAGAGAaatttgatgatgttgaaaacaAACTATGCTGATTTAAGTGGAGAGTGAACATTTAGGTACCTATTTCATTGTCATGTACTACaataatatacatatgtttcattggaaattCACAGGTATATGTATTATACCTTATGTTCAAATGATTTAGGGTTATTATAATACATAAGGTTTAGTGTTACGTGCGTTGTTAGAGTTAACTGTGACGTGAAAACTAGGGTTTAGTAGAAAATCAAAAAGTAGGGGTTTTGCAGATTGGGGGTTAGTGTTACGCTTTAGAGTTAATTcgaaacttattaaaaaaaatttaatgtgtgGAAAATAAGGTTTATGGTTTAATTCACATGTGTTGATATGAGCGGTTCgatagtaatataaaaaaaatttcaaataaaattggtaaaataaaaatgttgtcaaataaaataaaatgataaacattgtgtgtacacatttactaaaaaattctaaatgtcTTCATGTGCCGCCTTCGTCACGATCGCACATATACATTGCGATCCACAGTCACACCTCTAGAGATCCTTAAACAGTCTTGCATGACATCGTATGTTTCTATGCCTTCAGTCACTATCCTTAAGTTGAGCAACTGCTTCAACCTTTCAATTATTGCTTGGCAAGCCTACTATGACATTCATAACAACGGATAAGGTATAACCATATTGcatgtttaaataaaatgaaattaagagtgagatgaatatatatatcttaccactgcatgtctaggCTACTTCACATGAGAAGGTACATGCGCAAGTGCTTCCTCCATAGCTGCTGTCGCCATCGGGTACTAAGGCATATCTGGTTCGACATATGTGTCATCTTGGATGACAAGTGGATGTATGACTGGATACCCGGGTTGTGCTGGCCCCATGAATGGATGCGAAATTATGTAGAACCAATCCATGTAGTCTGGTGCACATTGTCCAGGCACAAGACAAATCTGGCCCACCGCTGCAAGGTAATCAGAGAAATGCATCCATCTGTCATCAATATCTTCTAAGCATAATCTTGAATCTAGAGTGTGGAAGAACCGTCTGAACATACCTAAACTGTCGCACAACCCTCTCTGGTCGGTGTATGACAACAACGAGACCCCATCAGATATGTCCAGAAAAACAAGAGATGAGCTTGAATTCTCTAATTACACGATGGTCACTGTAAGGTATCCAATAAATATCATTAGATGTTAGTCGATCTAGACGCTTCCGATACATCGACACTGGTAATGCCTTTGTAGATGTCCAGCGGCAAGCACATGGTTTCCTTTCATAATAATCTTCAGCAATAATAGCCTCAACAACAGATGAAAATGCTCATAAATCCAACACTAcacatattttcaaaacaaaaaatatcaaatcaatacacaaaaaaaatcaaaaaacaaatcaaattcaattacAATTACCTGTAATAGTGTGATATATCCAGCAGGTTGTCTGTCGCTGCTCTTagacgcatcattcaaattatCGTACCTATGCACTAGGACGACAACTCCCCATGCATAGCTTTCACTCTAACTGAGGTCTCGAAAGGCGTCAAAGAACATCATATGCATGtgtgttgcactcttgttagcaaaaagagtgcaacctagAAAATGCAGCAGATGATAAGCTCGTGCTGCTACAGTCTAGTGTGCGGCATCACATTTGCTATGATAAATGTCTTGTAGCCATGATAGTCATACATATGCCCCATAACACTGTACTGTTTCAGCTCTGGCTTCATCTACACTGACTTCAGGTAATTCCACTAACATCAACACCGCTTCATCGACATGAAGAGTCTCGAAGCTATGGAAGGCCCTTGTGATGGGTAGATGAAGCAAAGAGGCCACATCATCGAGGGTGATGGTGACCTCTCCTACTGGAAGATGGAAACTACTAATTTTCTTATGTCACCTCTCCGCAAAAGTCGATATAAGTCCCCAATCGCTAGTGTCCAAAGAACATGTGATCAGAAGACTTAATCCTGTGACAACAACTAACCCTTCAATCTCAGTAGGATGCCTCCCAAATTTTTTAACcttccttccatgggaggatAACTTCAATTCAAGACGTtcctaaagacaatttaaataattttaacaataataacaaatacttattgaaatataatttatttaaaactataaatacCTCTCAATTCTAAACAATTACTGTAACATGATCAACATAGACGGTCAAAATTGATGTGTCACATGACCCGCCTGTAAAACCCTGAACATCAACAACTACTTCTTGAGGTTGTTGGAAGACCTCTTCGGTTGCGTCATCTATGTGATGAACATTTTCAACAACAGCGGCAACTTCCTGTTGCCTATATGCGAATGTTGTGGGCCTTCGCCGCTGGAGAGCTTCGTCTGAATCACGATTATCTTCTCTTCCTAGGGCTCTTTTTATAACTCTACCTAAAGCATGATTTAAACCTCTAGTTCTAACCATAATATGTAAATTTGGACATACATACAAATTTATGTCAAAATTTAAGCAATACTTCAATCAATTACTATGCAatcattcataaataaaaaaaaaattattatatatatatatatatatatatatatatatatatatattcaaattttatttttaattaattttatgtaattaaataacttctttattaaaaagcaacttaaaaaacactaattaattaatttcataaaaaactaatatataataattataaatatatttataatgaaaaaaacaataaaattttcaaaacaaaaatgaaaataatctattttttattaaaatattttaactatttaaaaacaacattctaaataatatatttataattaaaaaaatacaatgactatttaaaaacataattcaaaataatatattttaattagaataacaataactatttgaaaaaattaattcaaaataatctatttttgattaaaaaattactatttcaaaaagaaattcaaaataatatatttataattaataaacaacaactatttcaaaacaaaaatcataataatatatttataattaaaataaacaatagctatttaaaaactaaaataaaattaatatatttataattaaaaaattaactatttaaaaaaataattcaaaataatctatttatattttaaaaaa
This region of Glycine max cultivar Williams 82 chromosome 7, Glycine_max_v4.0, whole genome shotgun sequence genomic DNA includes:
- the LOC121175203 gene encoding uncharacterized protein translates to METISKRFKDLDVCGKVTLKSKLREIAYPNLNSMCPPLEKVNTKGAQKKPITKQQRSTKRDSSYWEYVDALHSVQNNNSSVKRSVSSSDQTIPRRTMPMLDQFHPCIHDSIENIVDVIVDGNCEYRAIAALLGMGEDSWSLVRNHLLKEHVKWSHEYINLFGDIDRFEELKRFI